A window of the Fusarium poae strain DAOMC 252244 chromosome 3, whole genome shotgun sequence genome harbors these coding sequences:
- a CDS encoding hypothetical protein (BUSCO:18324at5125), protein MNYTHLAPNSATESIKDHPASGHDFQSRPQTPMGPVVANIEPGRKPRKLILCFDGTGNKFHGDDSDSNILKIFRMLDREADDQYHYYQPGIGTYVISGSLTHTGIKARFSSWYQKAKDSAIGSSFDQHVVGGYRFLMRFYNPGDEIYMFGFSRGAYIARFLAEMLDYIGLLSHGNEEMVKFAWKAFAQWQGREQVPEDDEEDCKKEPDKKTERIKQKREEMFRFMKGFRETFSRPVGRIRFLGLFDTVNSVPSFETAWMQRSKFPYTARSSARVIRHAVSIDERRAKFRQDLMYQDRPTKNENKHHHFHKAMNDIREEFHGHEERGRAGNHLSPNDKRSGKKKGGEFAPYRARSRSCRRPSQCGDPETFSNLSGLALSDINNIDDDEAQDIDEVWFSGGHADVGGGWEIHEGSKSTSHIPLAWIVREAQKAGLPFDNQKVAEMGCCVDHDWEVATGRPPIPDLRVSSGSGGPGHAPDMPMDEKEDDPKEKFHGVMHGACTARIHDSLEYGQGLGAIAVTAWKIMEYMPFRRMDLQSDGSWKPIRWPLPGGEVRDVPDTVRVHGSVIRRMNMDENYRPGNLIIGGGGRGVRKAPAKHGIGDWECVADHGDPVGEIWVKKKKDDRLHD, encoded by the exons ATGAATTACACACACCTTGCCCCCAACTCGGCAACTGAGTCTATAAAAGACCACCCTGCATCGGGTCATGATTTCCAAAGCAGACCACAAACTCCAATGGGGCCTGTGGTTGCCAATATTGAGCCAGGGCGAAAGCCTCGGAAGCTCATTCTCTGTTTCGATGGAACTGGCAACAAGTTTCACGGCGATGATAGCGACAGTAACATTCTCAAGATTTTTCGAATGCTGGATCGTGAAGCGGACGACCAGTATCACTACTACCAAC CTGGCATTGGCACATATGTAATTTCTGGATCGCTCACCCACACTGGTATCAAGGCTCGCTTCAGTTCTTGGTACCAAAAAGCCAAGGACTCAGCGATCGGCTCCTCGTTTGATCAGCATGTCGTGGGAGGTTACCGATTCCTGATGCGATTTTACAACCCCGGCGATGAGATCTATATGTTCGGCTTCAGTCGGGGAGCATATATCGCTCGCTTTTTGGCTGAGATGCTTGATTACATCGGGCTGTTATCCCACGGCAACGAAGAGATGGTCAAGTTTGCTTGGAAGGCGTTTGCTCAATGGCAAGGTCGTGAGCAAGTACCCGaggacgacgaagaagatTGCAAGAAAGAGCCCGACAAGAAAACCGAAAGGATAAAAcagaagagagaagaaatgTTTCGATTCATGAAAGGTTTTCGAGAGACATTCTCTCGTCCTGTTGGACGCATCCGTTTTCTCGGTCTATTCGACACCGTCAACTCTGTGCCCAGTTTTGAAACGGCCTGGATGCAGCGCAGCAAGTTTCCATACACTGCACGAAGTAGCGCTAGAGTTATTCGTCACGCTGTCAGTATTGACGAGCGGCGAGCCAAGTTTCGCCAGGATCTTATGTACCAAGATCGACCAACGAAGAACGAAAATAAGCATCACCACTTCCACAAAGCCATGAACGACATTCGCGAAGAATTCCACGGGCACGAAGAGAGAGGAAGAGCCGGAAATCATCTTTCACCGAACGACAAGCGAAGCGGGAAAAAGAAGGGAGGCGAATTTGCCCCGTATCGAGCTCGTTCCAGGTCATGTCGAAGACCAAGCCAATGTGGAGATCCAGAAACATTCTCCAACCTTTCTGGACTGGCACTTTCcgacatcaacaacattgacgacgatgaggccCAAGATATTGATGAAGTCTGGTTCTCGGGAGGACACGCTGATGTTGGTGGAGGTTGGGAGATCCACGAAGGTAGCAAGAGCACGAGTCACATCCCTCTCGCGTGGATCGTGAGAGAGGCGCAGAAAGCTGGACTTCCATTTGACAACCAGAAGGTTGCTGAGATGGGATGCTGCGTCGATCACGACTGGGAAGTTGCCACAGGGAGACCACCCATTCCTGATCTTCGAGTCTCGAGTGGCAGCGGAGGCCCAGGCCATGCACCAGACATGCCCATGGACGAAAAGGAGGACGATCCTAAAGAAAAGTTTCACGGTGTCATGCACGGAGCCTGCACTGCTCGAATCCACGACTCACTAGAGTATGGACAAGGCTTGGGCGCTATAGCTGTCACAGCTTGGAAGATCATGGAGTACATGCCCTTCCGTAGAATGGATCTTCAGTCCGACGGATCATGGAAGCCAATTCGCTGGCCTCTTCCTGGTGGTGAAGTCCGAGATGTTCCCGATACTGTTCGTGTGCATGGCAGTGTCATACGACGCATGAATATGGACGAGAACTATCGCCCTGGAAATCTCATCATCGGAGGCGGTGGTCGGGGTGTTAGAAAAGCTCCTGCGAAACATGGTATCGGTGATTGGGAATGTGTAGCTGATCACGGTGATCCAGTTGGAGAAATATGggtgaaaaagaaaaaggatgaCAGATTACACGATTAA
- a CDS encoding hypothetical protein (BUSCO:30524at5125), producing the protein MAYNHYGNNPYGAPPAYGGYPGSNNAPPGMAPPPGLGPPPGMSSAPGMAPPGVQQSSAQQANRPSGLPPSFQAPVNMPNINFNAPVIRLGTSQQGKPGTPTGGRDMPGPSGGRPGLGMERGMDRDRGAREAPQVLVPPTNEEKLRTIFIHQISEGVGGDDGIQRLLGAVGKLRKWDSSASVIDDHKGVKFGFALFDDPWSLSSAVKLLHEEQIEVPVKRQPVSIDGPKDDIYEGIEKTRLQVTVDESSLKYLESYEEGQDDSIKSEKLEAARAALKNAVRDLFYPKTNIASEDVTMGNTESGENVEVVNIPLAQEDELADIPAEMREVVAQEIAAFRERSNQRDLERLRKEEEMEEMERRRNGPSRTSRLDSPPASTNNIPLGPRGSIANAPSGPKGQNGQNRVAFVNGGISNTDLSIHQEDDDTDASDEELYRRYKSKKDEEDEKAYLEAERKWSNRERSRQAAIDRERERERQDAESFERRKEEQLEREKSWDDEKEASRKTHPYYRDHSVWARKRTADRADEEAQDEADRRAEHDEQRREKVEMERARGMADSFLDKQAEELEEDRRAPAATAPQPFKLSLGAAAQKAQASRAAPQRRTIAEVEGLLDDEEADSSTKRQLIPIQFEPSSATAHMTEEEISQAVRSLAQEIPSDKDGLWGWEVKWDYMDSSVIKDKLRPFVEKKIVEYLGVQEEMLVEAVEEHLRAHGTAAALVEELEGALDDEAEDLVKKLWRMVIFFTESEKRGLPA; encoded by the exons ATGGCATATAATCATTATGGCA ACAATCCCTATGGTGCGCCTCCTGCCTATGGAGGTTATCCCGGATCGAACAATGCCCCTCCAGGAATGGCTCCTCCACCTGGTCTAG GACCTCCCCCAGGCATGTCTTCTGCTCCGGGAATGGCGCCTCCGGGTGTCCAGCAGTCTAGCGCCCAGCAAGCTAATCGTCCAAGCGGCCTTCCACCTAGCTTCCAAGCGCCTGTCAACATGcccaacatcaacttcaacgCCCCCGTGATTCGACTCGGTACCTCTCAACAAGGGAAGCCCGGTACGCCCACAGGCGGTCGCGACATGCCTGGTCCTAGCGGTGGACGACCGGGACTCGGTATGGAGAGAGGAATGGATCGCGATCGAGGAGCAAGGGAAGCACCTCAAGTGCTTGTCCCCCCTACAAACGAAGAAAAGCTCCGAACAATCTTCATACACCAGATTTCTGAAGGCGTGGGCGGCGATGATGGCATTCAACGGTTGTTGGGTGCTGTTGGAAAGCTGCGCAAGTGGGACTCCTCAGCGAGTGTCATAGATGATCACAAAGGCGTTAAGTTCGGTTTCGCTCTATTTGACGATCCATGGTCACTTAGCTCCGCAGTCAAGCTTCTCCACGAGGAACAAATCGAGGTTCCTGTCAAGCGCCAACCAGTATCCATCGATGGACCCAAGGACGATATATACGAGGGCATAGAAAAGACGAGGCTCCAAGTGACGGTCGACGAGAGTTCGCTGAAGTACCTCGAATCATACGAAGAGGGCCAGGACGATTCTATTAAATCTGAGAAGCTCGAAGCCGCAAGGGCAGCACTGAAGAACGCCGTCCGTGATCTATTCTACCCCAAGACCAACATTGCAAGCGAAGATGTCACAATGGGCAACACCGAGTCTGGCGAGAATGTCGAAGTGGTTAATATCCCATTGGCTCAAGAGGACGAACTGGCCGATATCCCTGCTGAGATGCGAGAGGTGGTCGCTCAAGAGATCGCTGCATTTCGGGAAAGAAGCAACCAACGAGATTTGGAGCGCCTacgaaaggaagaagagatggaagagatGGAGCGACGACGAAATGGACCGTCACGAACGTCTCGACTTGATTCACCACCAGCCAGTACCAACAATATTCCTCTTGGCCCGAGAGGTAGCATAGCGAATGCTCCGTCGGGTCCTAAAGGACAGAATGGGCAGAACCGAGTTGCCTTTGTAAACGGAGGCATTTCCAACACAGACCTTTCCATCCACCAAGAGGACGACGATACAGACGCAAGCGATGAGGAGCTTTACCGACGATACAAGTCCaagaaggatgaagaagatgaaaaaGCGTATCTCGAGGCCGAGAGAAAGTGGTCGAACCGAGAACGATCAAGACAGGCGGCAATAGATCGAGAGCGCGAGCGAGAACGTCAAGATGCCGAGTCATTCGAACGAAGGAAGGAGGAGCAGctagagagagaaaagagctGGGACGATGAGAAAGAAGCAAGTCGGAAGACCCACCCATACTACCGCGATCACAGTGTCTGGGCTCGCAAGAGGACAGCCGACCGAGCAGATGAAGAGGCACAAGACGAAGCCGACAGGAGAGCAGAGCATGATGAGCAGCGCCGCGAAAAGGTCGAAATGGAACGTGCGCGCGGTATGGCCGACTCGTTCCTCGACAAGCAAGCTGAAGAATTGGAGGAGGACCGACGAGCTCCCGCCGCCACGGCACCGCAGCCATTCAAGCTGTCTCTCGGAGCCGCGGCTCAGAAGGCCCAGGCATCCAGAGCAGCTCCTCAACGGCGCACCATTGCAGAGGTGGAGGGTCTCTTGGACGATGAAGAGGCTGATTCTTCTACCAAGCGACAGCTGATTCCTATCCAGTTCGAGCCTTCATCTGCTACGGCACATATGACAGAGGAGGAGATCTCACAGGCAGTACGATCCCTTGCCCAGGAAATTCCATCAGACAAGGATGGTCTTTGGGGCTGGGAGGTCAAATGGGATTACATGGACAGTTCTGTCATCAAGGACAAGCTACGTCCTtttgtcgagaagaagattgtCGAGTATCTCGGTGTCCAAGAGGAGATGCTTGTCGAAGCAGTGGAGGAACATCTCCGCGCTCACGGCACAGCAGCCGCTCTAGTGGAAGAACTAGAAGGC GCCCTCGACGACGAAGCCGAAGATCTTGTTAAGAAGCTCTGGCGTATGGTCATTTTCTTCACCGAAAGCGAGAAGCGAGGTCTCCCCGCATGA
- a CDS encoding hypothetical protein (BUSCO:15939at5125): protein MAAVQPPRTRSARLVAGFTNKTTHHAPASATHAHHGPSALSIFLTNLNLLDLDQHQDWPGICAETFATGGTSAQGLKKRVHCVEWALFQLFSLWDPEETKKKLKPFFPPLDQTQSVNLRAALLRSLEAAKKNGVLGRDAIVRKTMLDECRGERLEDVLAAFSSAVLKHVIAQEVASGSEYKALALNMAVEDRGYKSDNTDLTTMVLAHRVAISRILNSKVAASSRFHDFVDLLTVKEKGIARRREALNALEGGTTISDDARREMWRTLRNNWSGNERWMETLLYGDASVTKDGLLGMSFDRVWRRVQQGRLDELEEHSTGLLEQLDTRVRVQKERLQKWQRFRNEMSTDQPVPSPSKVQRKEKENGIDFGFGAHGALLLGKVSPKKATFGKSKLLKEYDDLVRNLELELQSTKPQKSSALDFLQRPTFQKGPVINMPDPEPEEKEEEVISELEDEDGFPESPIKTFKSKLDLSKRLPVRPKLSHTSDSFATVSSSARSLRKPSQDEARILRASSVERTSSPEPEDEPVAVPPRPEYDVSPQLSPHISPQPSPPPSPLPLQESPDQIPSQLSPTQEMADQILESMDMTSPSPVKRPRKRHTLSLAERTRLSMARESFGDPEPDDLDITPPSAEPVSAEDPSQALPEEEFDLLARTRKSMAGFDKARQKAQMERRRSLKKPKAPPKKEGSYFPKVEENTAVITDELMAQEDMEAVFRSRPKIKASPLPSPTRDWDDDYV from the exons ATGGCTGCTGTACAGCCTCCGCGAACAAGATCTGCCCGCTTAGTGGCTGGTTTTACCAATAAAACTACTCATCATGCACCCGCATCAGCCACCCATGCTCATCATGGGCCTTCTGCTCTATCCATCTTTTTGACCAACCTGAATCTTCTTGACCTCGACCAACATCAAGACTGGCCTGGAATCTGTGCTGAGACCTTTGCGACAGGCGGCACAAGTGCCCAGGGTCTAAAGAAGAGGGTACATTGCGTAGAATGGGCTCTGTTTCAGCTCTTCTCTTTATGGGACCccgaagaaacaaaaaaa AAACTCAAACCGTTCTTCCCTCCTCTCGATCAAACTCAATCTGTCAACCTCCGCGCTGCCTTGTTAAGATCTCTTGAAGCAGCCAAGAAAAATGGGGTGCTGGGAAGGGATGCCATTGTACGAAAGACAATGTTGGACGAGTGTCGAGGAGAAAGACTGGAAGATGTTCTTGCTGCGTTTTCATCTGCTGTTCTCAAGCATGTTATTGCGCAAGAGGTAGCATCAGGCAGTGAATACAAAGCTCTTGCACTTAACATGGCTGTCGAGGATCGAGGATACAAGAGCGATAACACGGACCTCACCACCATGGTCCTGGCGCACAGGGTTGCCATCAGTCGCATATTGAATAGCAAGGTGGCGGCTAGCTCAAGGTTTCATGACTTTGTCGATTTATTGACGGTCAAGGAAAAGGGCATTGCCAGGAGGAGAGAAGCACTGAACGCTCTCGAAGGGGGCACGACCATATCCGATGATGCTAGACGCGAGATGTGGCGTACGCTCCGTAATAACTGGTCCGGTAACGAACGATGGATGGAGACTCTGCTCTATGGAGATGCCAGCGTGACAAAAGATGGTCTTCTTGGAATGTCCTTTGACCGTGTTTGGCGACGGGTGCAGCAAGGCCGACTTGACGAACTTGAAGAGCACAGCACCGGTCTCCTGGAACAACTCGACACTCGAGTGCGCGTACAGAAAGAAAGACTCCAGAAGTGGCAAAGGTTTCGGAATGAGATGTCCACCGATCAACCGGTCCCATCGCCGTCAAAGGTCCAGcgaaaggagaaggagaacgGCATTGACTTTGGATTCGGCGCCCACGGGGCTTTGCTTCTCGGTAAAGTCAGCCCCAAGAAGGCAACGTTCGGAAAATCGAAACTCTTGAAGGAATACGACGACCTTGTACGCAATCTGGAACTGGAGCTCCAAAGCACGAAACCGCAAAAGTCGTCGGCTCTTGACTTTTTACAGCGTCCTACCTTTCAGAAAGGACCAGTGATCAACATGCCAGACCCCGAGCCagaggagaaagaagaagaggtaaTCAGTGAAttggaagacgaagacgggTTCCCCGAATCTCCCATCAAGACATTCAAGTCAAAGTTAGATTTGTCAAAGCGACTCCCAGTACGACCAAAACTTTCCCATACCAGCGACTCTTTTGCTACAGTCTCTTCAAGCGCTAGAAGCCTTCGCAAGCCATCCCAAGACGAGGCGCGCATTCTTCGTGCTTCATCAGTTGAACGAACCAGCTCCCCTGAGCCAGAGGACGAACCAGTCGCGGTACCTCCACGACCTGAGTATGATGTATCACCCCAACTTTCACCTCATATATCCCCGCAACCATCTCCCCCACCCTCGCCTCTGCCACTTCAAGAGTCACCAGATCAGATACCTTCACAACTATCTCCTACCCAAGAGATGGCAGACCAGATCCTTGAGTCAATGGACATGACTTCACCATCGCCCGTCAAACGACCGAGAAAACGACACACACTCTCGCTTGCTGAGCGGACACGTTTATCCATGGCGCGTGAATCCTTTGGTGATCCCGAACCCGATGATCTGGACATCACTCCACCATCCGCAGAACCTGTTTCTGCAGAGGATCCTAGTCAGGCACTTCCTGAAGAAGAATTTGATCTCCTTGCTCGAACTCGGAAGAGCATGGCCGGTTTCGATAAGGCGAGACAAAAGGCACAGATGGAAAGGCGACGTTCGTTGAAGAAACCCAAGGCGCCCCCCAAAAAGGAGGGCAGTTACTTTCCCAAAGTCGAGGAGAATACAGCCGTTATTACAGACGAGTTGATGGCGCAGGAGGACATGGAGGCGGTGTTTAGATCACGACCCAAGATCAAGGCCAGCCCGCTACCGAGTCCAACCAGGGACTGGGATGACGACTATGTGTAA